TCCGGTCACGCATCACGGCCGCCTCTTCATAACGCTGGGCGACGGCCAGCGCGCTCAACCGGCGCCGCAGCGGCTCGATCAACATCGAGACGTCGGCGTGCCAGGCCTGCACCACGGTGTCGACCAGGCTCGCGTAGTCCTGCGGAGACACCGCGTCCTCGCACGGCGCCGCGCACTTGCCGATCCCGGCGAGCGCGCACGCCCCGCGGACCACCCGGCCCGGCGTCAACCGATCGGTGCATTGCCGCAGTGGCACCGCGTCGTGGATGGCGTCGCGCAACTGCTCGGCCTGCCTGGTCGAGCGCAGCGGGCCGAAGTACTGCGCGCCGTCGGCGCGAGCCTGGTGCACCACCGACAGCCGCGGAAAGGGCTCGCGGGTCAGCTTGAGCCAGATCGTCCGGTCGCTGTTCTTGGATCGCCGGTTGTAGCGCGGCTTGAGCGAGGTGATCAGGCGCAGCTCGCGCACCTGCGCCTCGAGCGGGTGCGCGCAGACGATGGAGGAGACCGATTCGGCCAGCCCGACCATCTCACCCATCCGGCTGCGGGTCTCTGAGGCCACGAAATACTGCCGCACCCGGGTCCGCAGGTCCTTGCTGGTGCCCACGTAGAGCGGGCGTCCGGAGCCGTCGTTGAACAGGTAGACCCCCGGAGCGTGCGGCAGCGCGTCAGCCAGGTGCCGCTTGCGCCGCTGGGCATCGGTGACCTGGGAGGTGAAGGCGCGCAGCTCGGGCAGCGAGTGCACGCCCAGGTTGCCGAGCCGGCCGATCAGGGCGTGCAAGACGTCCACGGTGGCCCGGGCGTCGGTCAGCGCCCGGTGATTGGGCGTGGTCTCGGATCGGAAGAAGCCGGCCAGCGTGCTCAGCTTGCAGTTGGGCACCTCGTCGCGGGTCAGCACCCGGCGGGCCAGCAGCGCGGTGTCGAGCACCGCCGGATTGGGCCAGCTTCGCTCCTGGCGGGCGCAGGCCGCTTTGAGGAAGCCGATGTCGAAGGGCGCGTTGTGGGCGACCAGCACCGCGCCGGCGGCGAATTCCAGGAAGGAGGGAAGCACCGAGGCGATCGACGGGGCGGTGGCCACCATGCGGTCGGTGATACCGGTGAGCACGCTGATGAACGGGCTGATCGGCATGCCGGGATCGACCAGGGTGGCGAATTCGCCGATCACCTCGCCGGCCCGCACCTTGACCGCGCCGATCTCGGTGATCGAGTCCGTCATCGAGGCGCCGCCGGTGGTCTCGAGGTCGACCACCACGAAGGTCGTCGCCAGCAACGGCTCGTCGAGGCAGTCGAGGCTGAGCTGGCCCCGGGTCATCGCGGTCACAATCGAACACGTTAGCGATGAGGTCCGACGAAAGGCAGCCGCAGCGCCGAACTCGTGACCTCGGCAGGTCGGTAAGGCGGGCGACCCTCGGGATGTCCCGCCCCCGACGGGTAGCGATTTCGTCCGGCGGGACGTCTGAAATCGCTACGCGATGCCGCGGCCCCACTTCCGGCGGCAGTCGGCTCGGCCGCTCGCTCAGCTCAAAACTGTCAGTGCCCCTTTCTACGGTGTAGCCATCCTGCGGGAGTACAGCCGCCGGCCAGGAAAGGTGGAAGAGAAATGCTCATCGACTGTGACAGCTGCGCGGCCCGCGACATCAGCTGTGGAGATTGCGTGGTAGCCGTCCTGCTGGGTCCGCACCGCGGTGCCGTCGAACTCGACAGCGCCGAGCAGGACGCGCTCGGCGCGCTGGCCAGCGGGGGGCTGCTACCTCCGTTGCGGCTGGTGCCCACCCGACCTCCAGAAGATTTACCTGGGGTTCACACCGCTATTGCCTGATTTGCGAGGTGGGCGGGTGAGAATTGCCACTCCGACACGGCCAGGCCCGATTGCTTACCGGCAAGAGCGTCACGTAATCTTTCCGAGATCTTCCGGTTCCCGCCTCCCGACGGGAGGCACCGGAAGCACCGCCGAGTCGGCACCGATCAGCAGAGCAGACAGCGCTCTACCGCGTACCTAAGTCTGCAGCTGATTGCCGAACCGGGGACCCAGGTTTTCTGGGGTGAATCGGGGGAGCACGGAGCGTTTACGCTCGGTGCGGACTTCTTCCGTAGGGCAACTTCCAAGCCCGAACCCGACAGCTAACTCGGTAGGCGGTCGAGTGGAAGAGGAGTTCCGCCAACTGTGGCGTTAACTCGTGTCACGCGGCTCGCCCGCACCCTTTTTGCTTCCCTGGTCGTAACCGGCGCCTTGCTGACGGTGCCGCAGGCTGTCCAGGCTGTACCGCGCCCGGAGGCCCCGGCGCCCAAGACCACCACGCAGGTGACCGCCAAGCTGCATGAGCTTGCCAAGTCCAGCGAGAAGCTGGCTGAGCAGCTGAACCAGGCCCACATCGATGTCCGGACGGCCCAGCGCACGGCGGCCCAGGCCACCCAGGCCGCGACCGCCGCCCAGGCGCGGGCCCGCACCGCCCAGCGACTGCTGGCCGCCTCGCTGGCCTCCCAGTACAAGGCCGCCTCGTTCAGCCGGACCGCTGCCCTGCTGGCCAGCAGCTCCACCGACGGCTACCTGCAGACCATCCAGTCGATGAACCTGCTGACCCAGCACCAGAGCACGGTGGCGCGGACGGCGACGAAGGCGATCGCGTCCTCGGACGCCGCCGCCGCTCAGGCCAAGGCCGCGGTGGCCACAGCCGTCGAGAAGCGGGCCCTGATCGGCAAGCGGCAGGCCGAGCTCACCAAGCAGGTGCGCAAGTACAAGGCGCTGCTGGCCACGTTGACCGCCGCCGAGCGGGCCAGGTACCACAACCCGGTTCCGCAGCCGACCCCGGCAGTCGTCGCGCGGGTGGTGAACCGAGCGGTGACCCAGGCGGCGCGGACAACGCAAGCAGCGCAAGCAGCGCCGACGCCGAGGGTGGTCGCTGCGAACCCCGCTCCCGCTCCTCAGGCGGCGCCGCCGGCTCGGTCGTCATCCCGTGGCGCCGGCGCGGCCATCTCTGAGGCCCGCGCGCAGCTCGGCAAGCCCTATTCCTGGGGCGGCAGCGGTCCGGGCAGCTTCGACTGCTCCGGCCTGACCGCCTGGGCCTGGCGCGCGGGCGGTGTCAGCCTGCCGCACAACGCCGCGGCGCAGCAGGGCAGTGGCAGGTCGGTGAGCCGCGGTGAGCTGCAGCCGGGTGACCTGGTGTTCTTCGGATCCCCGGCCTATCACGTCGGGCTCTACGTCGGGGACGGCATGATGATCCACGCCCCGACCACCGGTGACGTGGTCAAGATGTCCTCGATCTCCTACATGAGCGAGTACTCAGGGGCCGTCCGGGTCGGGTGAACGACGTCGGGTGAGCCAGTCAGCTGAATCGAACGGGCGGGAACCGGTGACGGTCCCGCCCGTTCGGCCGTCCCGACGCACGGCCAGCCGCCGGCTGACCGGCCTGGTGCTGGTGCTGGTGCTCGCCGGGCTGGCAGTCCTGCTGGTCCGGCAGGTCCGCACGTCGCCGCCCGAAGCCGCCCCGACCGGCGCGCCGGACTCCGCCGACGTCGCCGCCGTGCTGAGCGTGCTGAACCGGCACGCCGACGCCCTGATCGACCGGGACGCCCGGGCCTGGGCACAAGACCTGGACCAGTCGCCGGCCGCGGCCGGCTACACCGGGCGCCAGCGGCAGGTGTTCTCCAACCTGGCGCAGGTGCCGCTTGCCAGCTGGCGCTACGTCCTGGTCGCACCGGTCACCGATCCGAACGTGCTGGCCCCTGCGGCGGCCCGGCTGGGCGGCCCGGTGGTGATCGTGCACGTTGAACTGCAGTACGCCCTGGCCGGCGTCGATCCGGCGCCGACCGGCAAGCAGCTGTGGCTGACCGGCGTCCGGCGCGGGAACAGCTGGAAGCTGGCGGCCGATGACGACGTGGCAGCCGCCGGCGGCGCGTCCTGGCGCGGTCCGTGGGACTTCGGGCAGCTGCTGGTCCGGCGTGGCGCGCACACCTTGGTGTTGACCCACCCGGCGCACCGGCAGGATGGGCCGGTGTTAGCCGACCTGGTCGAGAAGTCGCTGCCGGCCGTCACGCGGGTCTGGGGCCGCGACTTCAACGACCAGGTTGCGGTGCTGATCCCCGACACCGCCGAGGAGTTCGCGGCGGTCACCGGGGACGACACCGACAGCACCGACCTGGCCGCCGTGACGGTCGCTGACCAGGTGCGCCCGGACGGCACCGTGCTCGGCGCCCGGATCGTGCTCAACCCGAGCACCCTCGGGCGGTTGGACGCCGCCGGTCGCCGGCTGCTGATCAGCCACGAGCTGACCCATATCGCGGCCAGGTCGGTCACCTCCGACCAGATGCCCACCTGGCTGATCGAGGGACTGGCCGACTATGTCGGCAACCTCGGCTCCGGGCTGTCGGTCAGCCGCACCGCCACCGAGCTGGCCGCCGACGTGCGGGCCGGGCAGGTGCCGGCGGCGCTGCCGGCCGACGCCGAGTTCACCGGCGGCAGCCGGCTGCCCCAGGCCTACGAGAAGTCCTGGCTTGCCTGCCGGCTGATCGCGGACCGGGCCGGCCAGGCCGGCCTGGTGCGGTTCTACCGGGTCGTGGCCGCGGCTGCCCGCACCGATCCGGCCACCGCGGTGGCCCTCGGGCTGCGTCAGGTGCTGCGCACCGACCTGGCTGCCTTCACCGCGGCCTGGCGGTCCTACCTGGTCGGCCAGCTGCGATGAGCACCCGCAAGCTGCTGATCGTCACCAATGACTTTCCACCGCGGCAGGGCGGCATCCAGTCCTTCGTCCACGAGCTGGCCCGCAGGCTGCCGGCCGACCAGGTGGCCGTCTACACCTCGGACTACCCGGGCGCCGCGGCGTTCGACGCCGAGCAGGACTTTCCGGTTCGCCGCCATCCGGGTGGCCTGCTGATCCCCACGCCCGCAGCCCGGGGCCGGGTGCTGCAGGCCCGCCGCGATTTCGGCAGCACCTCGGTCTGGTTCGGGGCTTCCGCGCCGCTGGGCCTGCTGGCGGGGCCGCTCCGGCGGGCCGGCGTGCAGCGGATGGTGGCCAGCACGCACGGGCACGAGGCCGGCTGGGCGATGCTGCCGGCGGCCCGCCAGGCGCTGCGCCGGATCGGCAACCAGGTCGACGTGGTGACCTACCTCGCCGAGTACACCCGCCAGCAGCTGGCCGGCGCGTTCGGCCCGCGGGCCACCCTGGTGCAGCTCGCCCCCGGGGTCGACCTCGACACCTTCAGCCCGGCGGTCTCCGGCGCCGCGGTCCGGCAGCGGCACGGTCTGGCCGATCGCCCGGTGGTGGTGTGCGTGTCCAGGCTGGTGCCCCGCAAGGGCCAGGACGTGCTGATCCAGGCGATGCCGGCCATCCTGGCCAGGGTCGAGCAGGCGGCGCTGCTGATCGTCGGCGGCGGCCCGTACGAGAAGCGGCTGCGCGCCCTGGCCCAGCGCGCCGGCGTGGCCGAGCAGGTGGTGTTCACCGGTCCGGTGCCGGCCGCCGATCTGCCCGAGCACTTCGCCGCCGGTGACGTGTTCGCCATGCCGTGCCGGACCCGGCGGCTGGGCATGGACGTCGAAGGGCTGGGGATCGTGTTCCTGGAAGCCTCGGCGACCGGCCTGCCGGTCATCGCCGGGAACTCCGGCGGCGCTCCGGAGACGGTTCGGCAGGGGATCACCGGGCTGGTGGTGGACGGCCACGACGTCGCGGTGGTCGCTGACAAGGTCAGCGGCCTGCTCGTCAATCCTCAGCGGGCCGCCGCGATGGGCACGGCAGGCCGGCACTGGACCGAGCAGTCCTGGCAGTGGAGCACCGCGGCCGACCGGCTGGCCGACCTGCTGCGGCTGTAGCCGGTCGGCACCTCGGCGGCTGCAGTCCGCTCAGCGGGCCGTAGCCGCTCAACGCCCGAGCGGACTACAACCGCTGAGCCGCTCAGCTCCGGCTCGACCCCGAGTACAGGGCAGCGATCTCCCCGGAGCACTCGGTCATCACCAGGTTGCGCTTGAGCTTGAGCGACGGGGTCAGCTGGCCACCGGCCTCGGTCCAGTCCTCGGACAGGATGGTGAACTTCTTGATCGCCTCGGCCTGGGACACCGCCTTGTTGGCGTCGTCGACTGCCTGCTGGACCTCGGCGTGCAGCTCCGGGTCCTGCGCCAGTTCGGCGATGCTGAGCTCGCCCTTGCCGGCCTTCTCGGCCCAGGTCGGCAGCGATTCGGGGTCCAGGGTGATCAGGGCGGCGATGAACGGCTGCTGGTCACCGACCACCAGGCACTGGCTGATCAGCCAGTGCGCCCGGACCCGATCCTCCAGCACCGCAGGCGCCACGTTCTTGCCGGCCGCGGTGACGATCAGCTCCTTCTTGCGTCCGGTGATCGTGACGAAGCCGTCGTCGTCGATCTCACCGATGTCACCGGTGTGGAACCAGGTCTTGCCGTCCCTGTCCTCCAGCACCTCGGCGGTCGCCGTCGGGTTCTTCCAGTACCCCTCGAAGACCACCGGGCCGGCCAGCAGGATCTCGCCGTCATCGGCGATCTGGACGCTCATGCCGGCGACCGGGCGGCCGACCGAGCCGACCTTGATCTTGTCCTCGACGTTGAGGCAGGCGCCGGCGGTGGTCTCGGTCAGGCCGTAGCCCTCGTAGATCGTCACGCCGATGCCGCGGAAGAAGTGCCCGAGCCTGGCTCCCAGCGGCGCACCGCCTGAGATGGCCGCGGTGCACTGGCCGCCGAGCGCGGCCCGCAGCTTGGAGTAGACCAGCTTGTCGAACACCTTGTGCTGCAACCGCAGCCCCAGGCCGGCGTGGCCGCTGTCCATCGCCTCGGAGTGCGCGATCGCGACGGCTTCGGCCCGGTCGAAGATCTTTCCCTTGCCGTCGCCGTGGGCGCGCTGCTTGGCGGTGTTGTAGACCTTCTCGAAGACCCGGGGGACGCTCAGCACGAAGCTGGGCTGGTAGACCGCGAAGTCGGCGATCAGATTCTTGAGGTCGGCGGTGTGGCCCAACGTGCACCCGGTGGCGATGGCGCCCATCTCGATGGCCCGCCCGAACACGTGGGCGATCGGCAGGAACAGCAGCGTCGAGCTGTTGGCGTTGAACAGGTTGCCCAGCCCGCTGGCCACCTCCGACACCTCGGCCAGGAAGTTGAAGTGGGTCAGCTCGCAGCCCTTGGGGCGGCCGGTGGTGCCGGAGGTGTAGATCAGCGAGGCCAGGTCGGCGGGCTTGGTGGCCGCCAGCCGGGCGTGCACCTGGTCGGCCTCGACCGCGGCGCCGGCCGCGGTCAGCTCGGCGACCGCGCCGCCGTCGATCTGCCAGACCTGGCGCAGCCGGGGCGTCTGGTCGCGCGCCTGCTCGACCAGCGCGGCGTGCGCGGCGCTCTCGACCACCACCGACTCGGCGTCGGAGTCGGACAGGATCCACTCGACCTGCTCGGCCGAGGACGTCTCATAGATCGGCACGACCACGCCGCCGACGGCCAGGATCGCGAAGTCGAACAGCGTCCACTCGTAGCGGGTCTTGCTCATCAGGGCGACCCGGTCACCGGGCTGGATGCCGCTCGCGATCAGGCCCCGCGCCACGCCGAGCACCTGCTCGGCGAACTCCGCGGCCGTCACCTCGCTCCAGCCGTCGTCGCCACGGACCTTCAGCGACACCAGGTCAGGCCGCGTTCGGGCATTGTCGAAGACGTACTGGGCGGCGCTGTTCTGTGGCGGCGCACCTGCGCTTGGAATGGTCAGCTCACGCATTCGATTTGCCCTCTCGCAGATGTGTTGGTGCACAGTAGCCCGGGCGGCAGGGTAGTCCAACGATCACCCGCCCGACATGCCATCCTGCCCGAATGCAGCCGCAAGTCCACCTGATAGATCAAACCTGGATCGACGCGCCGGTCGCAAGGGTGTCCGCCGCGGTGGCCGATCCGGTGAACTGGCCGTCCTGGTGGCCCTATCTGCGGCTCACCGTGACCCGGAACCGCGGCCTGAAGGGGGTCCAGTTCGCGGCGGCGCCGGCGCCGGGCAGCGGCTGGCCGGCCTTGTCGGGAACGGTGGAGATCTGGCTCGAGCCGTTCAAGGACGGTGTCATCCTGCATCACTTCGTGCGGCTGGAGCCGGCCGGCGGCCAGCGGCTGCCGGCCCGGGCGGCCCGCCGCTGGAGCCGGCGCGCCGGCTGGCACGCCAAGCAGGTGTTCTGGCGGCTCAAGGACGAGCTGGAAGCCGGCAGCCGGGCCGGGTGACACGGCAGTCGCGGGTCGCCCTCAGCCGCTCGGTGAACTCGGCGGTAACCTTCGCCCCATGGCCGATGAGTCAACCCAGTCGATCACCATCAACGCAGCCCCGCCCGCTGTGATGGCGGTGATCGCCGATTTCGATGCCTACCCGCAGTGGGCCAAGTCGGTGAAGTCCGCCGAGGTCACCGTGCCGGGCCCCGACGGCCGGGCCCGGCAGGTCGCCTTCAAGATCGATGCCGGGGTGATCCGCGACGACTACGAGCTCGCCTATGACTGGAGCGATGACCAGAAGGTGTCCTGGACGCTGGTCACCGGCCAGATGCAGAAGTCCCAGCGCGGCTCGTACACCCTCAAGGCGGTCGGCAGCGGCGCGACCGAGGTGACCTACAACCTCGCCGTCGACCTGGCGATGCCGATGCTGGGCATGCTCAAGCGCAAGGCTGAGAAGGTCGTGATGGACACCGCGCTCAAGGAGTTGAAGAGGCGCGTCGAAACCGGCGATGGCGCCCCGCGTGACCTGCGGG
This is a stretch of genomic DNA from Jatrophihabitans sp.. It encodes these proteins:
- a CDS encoding DEDD exonuclease domain-containing protein, producing the protein MTRGQLSLDCLDEPLLATTFVVVDLETTGGASMTDSITEIGAVKVRAGEVIGEFATLVDPGMPISPFISVLTGITDRMVATAPSIASVLPSFLEFAAGAVLVAHNAPFDIGFLKAACARQERSWPNPAVLDTALLARRVLTRDEVPNCKLSTLAGFFRSETTPNHRALTDARATVDVLHALIGRLGNLGVHSLPELRAFTSQVTDAQRRKRHLADALPHAPGVYLFNDGSGRPLYVGTSKDLRTRVRQYFVASETRSRMGEMVGLAESVSSIVCAHPLEAQVRELRLITSLKPRYNRRSKNSDRTIWLKLTREPFPRLSVVHQARADGAQYFGPLRSTRQAEQLRDAIHDAVPLRQCTDRLTPGRVVRGACALAGIGKCAAPCEDAVSPQDYASLVDTVVQAWHADVSMLIEPLRRRLSALAVAQRYEEAAVMRDRIATLVRSCARMQALVSLTRVAELVAARPDGLGGWELVVIRHGRLVGAEVAACGVSPMPMVATLLSTAEVVPDTSDSATLATVATVEETELLLRWLNQPGTRLVSASQPWSSPAAGAARLRSWLVSADGARRNAQPFADRRRLPVVHQPNRSGSGSGSGSGSRISA
- a CDS encoding NlpC/P60 family protein, which produces MTAKLHELAKSSEKLAEQLNQAHIDVRTAQRTAAQATQAATAAQARARTAQRLLAASLASQYKAASFSRTAALLASSSTDGYLQTIQSMNLLTQHQSTVARTATKAIASSDAAAAQAKAAVATAVEKRALIGKRQAELTKQVRKYKALLATLTAAERARYHNPVPQPTPAVVARVVNRAVTQAARTTQAAQAAPTPRVVAANPAPAPQAAPPARSSSRGAGAAISEARAQLGKPYSWGGSGPGSFDCSGLTAWAWRAGGVSLPHNAAAQQGSGRSVSRGELQPGDLVFFGSPAYHVGLYVGDGMMIHAPTTGDVVKMSSISYMSEYSGAVRVG
- a CDS encoding glycosyltransferase family 4 protein produces the protein MSTRKLLIVTNDFPPRQGGIQSFVHELARRLPADQVAVYTSDYPGAAAFDAEQDFPVRRHPGGLLIPTPAARGRVLQARRDFGSTSVWFGASAPLGLLAGPLRRAGVQRMVASTHGHEAGWAMLPAARQALRRIGNQVDVVTYLAEYTRQQLAGAFGPRATLVQLAPGVDLDTFSPAVSGAAVRQRHGLADRPVVVCVSRLVPRKGQDVLIQAMPAILARVEQAALLIVGGGPYEKRLRALAQRAGVAEQVVFTGPVPAADLPEHFAAGDVFAMPCRTRRLGMDVEGLGIVFLEASATGLPVIAGNSGGAPETVRQGITGLVVDGHDVAVVADKVSGLLVNPQRAAAMGTAGRHWTEQSWQWSTAADRLADLLRL
- a CDS encoding AMP-dependent synthetase/ligase, translating into MRELTIPSAGAPPQNSAAQYVFDNARTRPDLVSLKVRGDDGWSEVTAAEFAEQVLGVARGLIASGIQPGDRVALMSKTRYEWTLFDFAILAVGGVVVPIYETSSAEQVEWILSDSDAESVVVESAAHAALVEQARDQTPRLRQVWQIDGGAVAELTAAGAAVEADQVHARLAATKPADLASLIYTSGTTGRPKGCELTHFNFLAEVSEVASGLGNLFNANSSTLLFLPIAHVFGRAIEMGAIATGCTLGHTADLKNLIADFAVYQPSFVLSVPRVFEKVYNTAKQRAHGDGKGKIFDRAEAVAIAHSEAMDSGHAGLGLRLQHKVFDKLVYSKLRAALGGQCTAAISGGAPLGARLGHFFRGIGVTIYEGYGLTETTAGACLNVEDKIKVGSVGRPVAGMSVQIADDGEILLAGPVVFEGYWKNPTATAEVLEDRDGKTWFHTGDIGEIDDDGFVTITGRKKELIVTAAGKNVAPAVLEDRVRAHWLISQCLVVGDQQPFIAALITLDPESLPTWAEKAGKGELSIAELAQDPELHAEVQQAVDDANKAVSQAEAIKKFTILSEDWTEAGGQLTPSLKLKRNLVMTECSGEIAALYSGSSRS
- a CDS encoding polyketide cyclase / dehydrase and lipid transport produces the protein MQPQVHLIDQTWIDAPVARVSAAVADPVNWPSWWPYLRLTVTRNRGLKGVQFAAAPAPGSGWPALSGTVEIWLEPFKDGVILHHFVRLEPAGGQRLPARAARRWSRRAGWHAKQVFWRLKDELEAGSRAG
- a CDS encoding SRPBCC family protein — its product is MADESTQSITINAAPPAVMAVIADFDAYPQWAKSVKSAEVTVPGPDGRARQVAFKIDAGVIRDDYELAYDWSDDQKVSWTLVTGQMQKSQRGSYTLKAVGSGATEVTYNLAVDLAMPMLGMLKRKAEKVVMDTALKELKRRVETGDGAPRDLRG